Proteins from one Niallia circulans genomic window:
- the uvsE gene encoding UV DNA damage repair endonuclease UvsE, producing MTIFKLGYVAMSQNLQNASPSQTMTYKQFSQIANKEAAIRKLERISISNLENCLRLLKHNTGNDIHFFRFSSKLIPLANHPELQGWNYMRPLKEKLLMLGEWVKKHSMRVDFHPDHFVVLNNANADLLKASLKTLSVHERLLKGMKIDTEHRCVLHVGGAHDDKEGALEQFITNWGFVPEKLQRMIILENDDTTFTVNDTLYLCEKLGVPFVFDLHHHFANNDDNQWDEQWPRMTATWEKSPLPLKMHISSPRSETEFRAHADYIDVDMFMRFLETVNGTLPEIHCMIEAKAKDNALFQLAEDLQKTGRTEFSDQSTFTLK from the coding sequence TTGACTATATTTAAATTGGGATATGTAGCAATGAGTCAAAATCTGCAAAATGCATCTCCGTCCCAAACGATGACATATAAACAATTCTCTCAAATTGCAAATAAGGAAGCTGCTATCCGAAAGCTTGAAAGAATTTCTATAAGTAATTTAGAAAATTGCTTAAGGCTTTTAAAGCATAATACAGGTAATGATATTCATTTCTTCCGTTTTAGCTCTAAGTTAATTCCCTTAGCAAACCATCCGGAGCTTCAGGGCTGGAACTATATGCGTCCGCTAAAGGAAAAGTTATTGATGTTGGGAGAGTGGGTGAAAAAACATTCCATGCGGGTAGATTTTCATCCTGATCACTTTGTTGTTTTGAACAATGCGAATGCAGATCTTTTGAAAGCCTCTCTTAAAACCCTGTCAGTGCATGAGCGGCTGCTTAAGGGGATGAAGATTGATACAGAACACAGATGTGTGCTGCATGTCGGAGGAGCGCACGATGATAAGGAAGGCGCTCTTGAACAGTTTATCACTAATTGGGGATTTGTTCCTGAAAAGCTGCAAAGAATGATTATCCTTGAAAATGACGATACGACCTTCACTGTTAATGACACTCTGTATTTATGTGAAAAACTAGGAGTGCCGTTTGTATTTGATTTACATCATCATTTTGCTAATAATGACGATAATCAATGGGACGAGCAATGGCCAAGGATGACTGCCACTTGGGAAAAATCCCCGCTGCCGCTAAAGATGCATATTTCGAGTCCTCGCTCCGAAACAGAATTTCGGGCGCATGCTGACTATATAGATGTGGATATGTTTATGCGGTTTTTGGAGACTGTTAATGGGACACTGCCGGAAATTCATTGCATGATAGAAGCAAAAGCGAAGGACAATGCCCTTTTTCAATTAGCAGAAGACCTCCAAAAAACAGGGAGGACAGAATTTAGCGACCAATCAAC
- a CDS encoding DEAD/DEAH box helicase — protein MVKFQDLGISSATMKSLNRMGFEEATPIQAETIPLSLQNKDLIGQAQTGTGKTAAFGVPLVDKVDISSEFVQGIIIAPTRELAIQVSEELYKIGFGKRTRVLSIFGGQDINRQIRALKKNPHIIVGTPGRILDHINRKTLRLDNVSTVILDEADEMLNMGFIDDIETILSKIPEERQTLLFSATMPPQIRRMAERFMKEPQVVKVKAKEMTTPLIEQYYVETQEKTKFDILTRLLDIQSPELAIIFGRTKRRVDELSEALNLRGYTAEGIHGDLSQAKRMSVLRKFKEGTIDVLVATDVAARGLDISGVTHVYNFDIPQDPESYVHRIGRTGRAGKEGMAITFITYRERSYLQVVEKVTNKKMEKLIPPTVDQALEGQQKAVMEKIMNMIDENNLDSYKSTADELLKQKDASTVVAAVLKMLTKEPDTTPVRLTEEKPLPQRRDRKFNDRNSNSSGGGYKGKKSYGNSGSNSNSRQRQGYSNKRSGQSSSSYSKSNSYR, from the coding sequence TGGAAAAACAGCAGCTTTCGGTGTGCCGTTAGTAGATAAAGTAGATATAAGCAGTGAATTCGTTCAAGGGATTATCATTGCACCAACAAGAGAATTAGCGATACAAGTATCGGAAGAGCTATATAAAATTGGTTTCGGAAAGCGTACAAGAGTATTGTCTATTTTCGGTGGCCAAGACATCAATCGACAAATCCGTGCACTTAAGAAGAACCCGCATATTATTGTAGGTACTCCAGGCCGAATACTTGATCATATCAACAGAAAAACACTTCGATTAGATAATGTGTCTACTGTTATTTTAGATGAAGCAGATGAAATGCTAAATATGGGATTCATTGATGACATAGAAACAATTCTCTCTAAGATTCCAGAAGAAAGACAAACATTATTGTTCTCTGCTACAATGCCTCCACAAATCAGAAGAATGGCAGAACGCTTCATGAAAGAGCCGCAGGTTGTTAAGGTTAAAGCAAAAGAAATGACAACTCCGCTTATTGAACAATATTATGTTGAAACACAGGAAAAAACTAAGTTTGACATTTTAACAAGATTATTGGATATTCAATCCCCTGAATTGGCAATCATTTTCGGCCGTACAAAACGCCGTGTTGATGAGCTATCCGAGGCTTTGAACCTGCGCGGTTATACAGCAGAGGGTATTCATGGTGACTTGAGTCAAGCGAAGCGTATGTCTGTTTTACGTAAGTTTAAAGAAGGTACAATCGATGTTCTTGTAGCTACAGATGTTGCTGCTCGTGGTTTAGATATTTCTGGAGTTACACATGTCTATAACTTTGATATCCCTCAAGATCCGGAAAGCTATGTTCACCGTATCGGAAGAACAGGAAGAGCTGGTAAAGAAGGGATGGCAATTACCTTTATCACATACCGCGAAAGATCATATCTTCAAGTTGTCGAAAAAGTGACAAACAAAAAAATGGAGAAATTGATTCCACCTACTGTTGATCAAGCACTTGAAGGTCAACAAAAAGCTGTAATGGAAAAAATTATGAACATGATTGATGAAAATAATCTTGATTCTTATAAGTCCACAGCAGACGAATTATTAAAACAAAAGGATGCTTCTACTGTTGTAGCTGCTGTCCTGAAAATGCTGACAAAAGAGCCGGATACAACTCCTGTCAGATTGACAGAAGAAAAGCCGCTTCCGCAAAGACGTGACCGTAAGTTTAATGATCGTAATAGTAACAGCAGCGGTGGAGGATATAAAGGCAAGAAGAGCTATGGTAACTCAGGCTCTAATTCAAATTCCCGCCAAAGACAAGGTTACAGCAATAAAAGATCAGGTCAATCTAGCAGCAGTTATTCTAAATCTAACTCATATAGATAA